In a genomic window of Candidatus Binatia bacterium:
- a CDS encoding cytochrome c: MSIDAKAALARRGRTALVLTVALVALAGCRQDMQDQPKLMPDGASTFFADGRANRPRVPGTVVYGSFHEDPAYYEGKVDGRPVTEMPVPVTRQLLERGRERYDIYCSPCHDRTGDGNGMIVQRGFRRPPSFHIPRLREAPVGHFYDVITNGFGVMLNYSAQVPVEDRWAIVAYIRALQLAQNATENDVPADERAKLAASTGTGG; the protein is encoded by the coding sequence TTGAGCATTGACGCGAAAGCCGCGCTCGCTCGCCGCGGGCGCACGGCGCTGGTGCTGACCGTCGCGCTCGTCGCGCTCGCCGGCTGCCGCCAGGACATGCAAGACCAGCCGAAGCTCATGCCCGATGGCGCGAGCACGTTCTTCGCCGACGGGCGGGCCAACCGGCCGCGGGTTCCGGGAACGGTGGTGTACGGCTCGTTCCACGAGGATCCCGCGTACTACGAGGGCAAGGTCGACGGCCGTCCGGTGACCGAGATGCCGGTGCCCGTCACCCGCCAGCTCCTCGAGCGCGGGCGGGAGCGCTACGACATCTACTGCAGCCCCTGTCACGACCGTACCGGCGACGGCAACGGCATGATCGTGCAGCGTGGCTTCCGTCGTCCGCCGTCGTTCCACATCCCGCGTCTGCGCGAGGCGCCGGTCGGACACTTCTACGACGTCATCACGAATGGCTTCGGTGTGATGCTGAACTACAGCGCCCAGGTGCCGGTCGAGGACCGGTGGGCGATCGTCGCGTACATCCGCGCCCTGCAGCTGGCGCAGAACGCGACCGAGAACGACGTCCCGGCCGACGAGCGCGCGAAGCTCGCGGCGTCGACGGGGACGGGAGGCTGA
- a CDS encoding DUF3341 domain-containing protein: MKEQHPSRPPIYGLLAEFTDPNELIAAIRQARGAGYRRMDAYTPYPIEEVAEELGIHGNRLPLIVLIGGLAGLVGGYALQYWTSVINYPLNVGGRPLNSIVSFIPITFETTVLAAAICAVLGMLALNGLPQPYHPVFNVPRFALASRDRFFLCIEATDPMFDRELTRRFLERLVPRSVSEVEH, translated from the coding sequence ATGAAGGAACAGCATCCGTCGCGACCGCCGATCTACGGCCTGCTCGCGGAGTTCACGGATCCGAACGAGCTGATCGCCGCCATCCGTCAAGCACGCGGCGCGGGCTACCGCCGCATGGACGCCTACACGCCGTACCCGATCGAGGAGGTGGCGGAGGAGCTCGGCATCCACGGCAACCGTCTGCCGCTGATCGTGTTGATCGGCGGCCTCGCGGGCCTGGTCGGCGGCTACGCGCTGCAGTACTGGACGTCGGTCATCAACTACCCGCTGAACGTGGGTGGTCGACCGCTGAACAGCATCGTCTCCTTCATCCCGATCACGTTCGAGACGACCGTCCTCGCGGCGGCGATCTGCGCCGTCCTCGGCATGCTGGCGCTGAACGGGCTGCCGCAGCCCTACCATCCGGTGTTCAACGTGCCGCGATTCGCGCTCGCGAGCCGCGACCGCTTCTTCCTGTGCATCGAAGCGACCGACCCGATGTTCGATCGGGAGCTTACCCGTCGCTTCCTGGAGCGGCTCGTGCCGCGCTCGGTGTCCGAAGTTGAGCATTGA
- the nrfD gene encoding NrfD/PsrC family molybdoenzyme membrane anchor subunit, with product MTTETRPSYGVSQVPPEIIGPGHTFESVTDKIASVVLTKKTPRGWIIGLGIAFSLLMLFLLSVSVLFAYGTGIWGINIPVGWGFAIVNFVWWVGIAHAGTLISAILLLLRQPWRTSINRFAEAMTLFAVACAGMYPILHLGRPWLAYWLLPYPNTMGMWPNFRSPLMFDVFAVSTYATVSFLFWYTGLIPDLATLRDRSKNFFGQRIYGLLAMGWRGSARHWQRYETAYLLLAGLSTPLVVSVHTIVSFDFAVSVIPGWHATIFPPYFVAGAIYSGFAMVVTLAIPIRRYYGLEDFVTLKHLDNMGRVMLATGLIVAYGYMMEAFMAWYSGNVYERYMIWARLGGPFVIAYWALVVCNVLIPQLLWFKGIRANLAALWVISIVVNVGMWLERYVIVVTSLSRDYLPSSWFYFSPTFWDWSTYIGTLGLFFTLLLLFIRVLPMISIFEMRTLVPAAELKEELHDTVEGSR from the coding sequence ATGACGACGGAAACGCGTCCAAGCTACGGCGTCTCGCAGGTGCCGCCCGAGATCATCGGTCCGGGCCACACCTTCGAGTCGGTCACCGACAAGATCGCGTCGGTCGTCCTGACCAAGAAGACGCCGCGCGGCTGGATCATCGGCCTCGGGATCGCGTTCTCGCTGCTGATGCTCTTCCTGCTCTCCGTGAGCGTGCTGTTCGCTTACGGCACGGGCATCTGGGGCATCAACATCCCGGTCGGCTGGGGCTTCGCGATCGTCAACTTCGTCTGGTGGGTCGGTATCGCGCACGCCGGTACGCTGATCTCGGCGATCCTGCTGCTGCTCCGCCAGCCCTGGCGAACCTCGATCAACCGCTTCGCGGAGGCGATGACGCTGTTCGCCGTCGCTTGCGCGGGCATGTACCCGATCCTGCACCTCGGACGTCCGTGGCTCGCGTACTGGCTGCTGCCGTACCCGAACACGATGGGCATGTGGCCGAACTTTCGCAGCCCGCTGATGTTCGACGTGTTCGCGGTGTCGACCTACGCGACGGTGTCGTTCCTCTTCTGGTACACCGGCCTGATCCCCGACCTCGCGACGCTGCGTGATCGCTCGAAGAACTTCTTCGGGCAGCGGATCTACGGCCTCCTCGCGATGGGCTGGCGCGGCTCGGCGCGCCACTGGCAGCGCTACGAGACCGCGTACCTGCTGCTCGCGGGCCTCTCGACGCCGCTCGTCGTGTCCGTGCACACGATCGTCAGCTTCGACTTCGCGGTGTCGGTGATCCCCGGCTGGCACGCGACGATCTTCCCGCCGTACTTCGTCGCCGGCGCGATCTACTCCGGCTTCGCGATGGTGGTGACGCTCGCCATCCCGATCCGCCGCTACTACGGCCTCGAGGACTTCGTCACGCTGAAGCACCTCGACAACATGGGCCGCGTCATGCTCGCGACCGGTCTCATCGTGGCCTACGGCTACATGATGGAAGCGTTCATGGCCTGGTACAGCGGCAACGTCTACGAGCGCTACATGATCTGGGCCCGCCTCGGCGGACCGTTCGTGATCGCGTACTGGGCGCTGGTCGTCTGCAACGTCCTGATCCCGCAGCTGCTCTGGTTCAAGGGCATCCGCGCCAACCTGGCCGCGCTGTGGGTGATCTCGATCGTGGTCAACGTCGGCATGTGGCTCGAGCGCTACGTGATCGTCGTGACCAGCTTGTCGCGCGATTACCTGCCGTCGTCGTGGTTCTACTTCTCGCCGACGTTCTGGGATTGGTCGACCTACATCGGCACGCTCGGCCTGTTCTTCACGCTGCTCCTCCTCTTCATCCGTGTGCTGCCGATGATCTCGATCTTCGAGATGCGCACGCTCGTTCCTGCGGCTGAGCTGAAGGAGGAGCTGCACGACACCGTGGAGGGCTCGCGATGA
- a CDS encoding TAT-variant-translocated molybdopterin oxidoreductase, which produces MDGRDPVALQQRQQGGRAYWRGLEELAQSEEFFEWLRAEFPQQAQALDHVDRRQFLKLMGASMALAGLGACTRQPTEEVVPYVRPPEELVPGAPVYFATAMPLRGTVTGLLVESHTGRPTKIEGNPQHPASLGASDPWSQASVLQLYDPDRAQVVRRVDEILTWDAFAQALTTALEAQAERGGAGLRILTETVSSPTLAAQLEALLERFPQARWHQYEPLAADNEVAGARLAFGTDVNTVYNFDRADVVLSLDADFLSYGGAHVRYARDFMTKRRLTDGARDMNRLYVVESTPSNTGVKADQRLTLRPSRIPAFARALASALGVRVAAPTFDGEAATWLAAVVRDLQSHRGRSIVIAGDQQPPEVHALAHAINHALGNVGNTVVYTEPVVARPELQLASLRELVNDMNAGNVELLLILGGNPVYDAPADLDFAGALDKVPMRVHLSLYDDETSALCQWHLPESHYLESWSDGRAFDGTASIIQPLIAPLYDTRSAHEVLAMCLGQRPRAYDIVRDYWKRQRGGLDFERFWTRSLNDGLIADSAAAPKQVSLQPFTASLPPLPDAQDENTLELLFRPDPTILDGRFSNIGWLQELPKPLTKITWDNAVQLAPRTAQRLGVENGQVVELEVGGRSVRGPVWITPGQADGAVLITLGYGRTRAGRVGSGYGFNAYLLRTTDAPDMVSGVAVKKTGDWYQLACTQMHGLLEGRDIVRVGTLDEYREHPDFAQHMGGHVPPPDETMYAWEYKGYAWGMAVDMQACIGCNACVVACVAENNIAVVGKEQVAVGREMQWMRIDRYYAGSPDEPETVYQPMFCQHCELAPCEVVCPVNATVHDDEGLNVMVYNRCVGTRYCSNNCPYKVRRFNFLLYTNYSDPSLALQRNPDVTVRSRGVMEKCTYCVQRINYARIQAKKENRKVRDGEIVTACQQACPTDALVFGDVNDPNSRVSKLKKEGRNYAVLGDINTRPRTTYLAVVRNPNPELAAKQETGA; this is translated from the coding sequence ATGGATGGACGGGATCCGGTGGCGCTGCAGCAGCGCCAGCAAGGCGGCCGCGCGTACTGGCGCGGTCTCGAGGAGCTCGCGCAGAGCGAGGAGTTCTTCGAGTGGCTGCGCGCCGAGTTCCCGCAGCAGGCGCAGGCTCTCGACCACGTCGACCGCCGACAGTTCCTGAAGCTGATGGGCGCGTCGATGGCGCTCGCGGGCCTCGGCGCCTGTACGCGGCAGCCGACCGAGGAAGTGGTGCCGTACGTCCGGCCGCCCGAGGAGCTCGTCCCCGGCGCGCCGGTGTACTTCGCGACCGCCATGCCGCTGCGCGGCACGGTGACGGGTCTCCTGGTCGAGAGCCACACGGGGCGTCCGACAAAGATCGAGGGGAATCCGCAGCACCCGGCGAGCCTCGGCGCGAGCGACCCGTGGTCGCAGGCCTCGGTGCTCCAGCTCTACGATCCGGACCGCGCGCAGGTCGTGCGCCGCGTCGACGAGATCCTGACCTGGGACGCGTTCGCGCAGGCGCTCACGACGGCGCTCGAGGCGCAGGCGGAGCGCGGCGGGGCAGGGCTGCGCATCCTCACCGAGACCGTCTCGTCGCCGACGCTCGCGGCCCAGCTCGAGGCGCTGCTCGAGCGCTTCCCGCAGGCGCGCTGGCACCAGTACGAGCCGCTCGCGGCGGACAACGAGGTCGCCGGCGCGCGACTCGCGTTCGGCACCGACGTCAACACGGTCTACAACTTCGATCGCGCGGACGTCGTGCTGTCGCTCGACGCGGACTTCCTGTCGTACGGCGGCGCCCACGTCCGCTACGCGCGTGACTTCATGACGAAGCGCCGCCTCACCGACGGCGCGCGCGACATGAACCGCCTCTACGTCGTGGAGAGCACGCCCTCGAACACCGGCGTCAAGGCGGATCAGCGTCTCACGCTGCGTCCGAGCCGGATCCCGGCGTTCGCGCGCGCGCTCGCTTCGGCGCTCGGCGTGCGGGTCGCGGCTCCGACCTTCGACGGCGAAGCGGCGACCTGGCTCGCGGCGGTGGTGCGCGACCTGCAGAGCCACCGCGGCCGCAGCATCGTGATCGCCGGCGACCAGCAGCCGCCCGAGGTGCACGCGCTGGCGCACGCGATCAACCACGCGCTCGGCAACGTCGGCAACACGGTGGTCTACACCGAGCCGGTCGTCGCGCGGCCCGAGCTGCAGCTCGCCTCGCTGCGCGAGCTGGTGAACGACATGAACGCCGGCAACGTCGAGCTGCTGCTGATCCTCGGCGGCAACCCGGTCTACGACGCGCCGGCCGATCTCGACTTCGCGGGCGCGCTCGACAAGGTGCCGATGCGCGTCCACCTCTCGCTCTACGACGACGAGACCTCGGCGCTCTGCCAGTGGCATCTGCCGGAGTCGCACTACCTCGAGTCGTGGAGCGACGGGCGCGCCTTCGACGGAACGGCGAGCATCATCCAGCCGCTGATCGCGCCGCTCTACGACACGCGCAGCGCGCACGAGGTGCTCGCGATGTGCCTCGGGCAGCGGCCGCGCGCGTACGACATCGTGCGCGACTACTGGAAGCGTCAGCGCGGCGGCCTCGACTTCGAGCGCTTCTGGACGCGCTCGCTGAACGACGGCCTGATCGCGGACAGCGCGGCGGCGCCGAAGCAGGTGTCGCTGCAGCCGTTCACCGCGTCGCTGCCGCCGCTTCCCGACGCGCAGGACGAGAACACGCTCGAGCTGCTGTTCCGTCCGGATCCGACGATCCTCGACGGTCGCTTCTCGAACATTGGCTGGCTGCAGGAGCTGCCGAAGCCGCTGACCAAGATCACCTGGGACAACGCCGTGCAGCTCGCGCCGCGCACGGCGCAGCGTCTCGGCGTCGAGAACGGCCAGGTCGTCGAGCTCGAGGTCGGCGGACGCAGCGTTCGCGGTCCGGTGTGGATCACGCCCGGGCAGGCGGACGGCGCCGTCTTGATCACCCTCGGCTACGGCCGCACGCGCGCCGGACGCGTCGGCAGCGGCTACGGCTTCAACGCCTACCTGCTGCGCACGACCGACGCGCCCGACATGGTGAGCGGCGTCGCCGTCAAGAAGACCGGCGACTGGTACCAGCTCGCCTGCACGCAGATGCACGGGCTGCTCGAAGGCCGTGACATCGTGCGCGTCGGGACGCTCGACGAGTACCGCGAGCACCCCGACTTCGCGCAGCACATGGGCGGTCACGTCCCCCCGCCGGACGAGACGATGTACGCCTGGGAGTACAAGGGCTACGCGTGGGGCATGGCCGTCGACATGCAGGCGTGCATCGGCTGCAACGCCTGCGTGGTGGCCTGCGTCGCCGAGAACAACATCGCGGTGGTGGGCAAGGAGCAGGTCGCGGTCGGACGCGAGATGCAGTGGATGCGCATCGACCGCTACTACGCGGGCAGCCCGGACGAGCCCGAGACCGTCTACCAGCCGATGTTCTGCCAGCACTGCGAGCTCGCGCCGTGCGAGGTCGTGTGCCCGGTGAACGCGACGGTGCACGACGACGAGGGGCTGAACGTGATGGTGTACAACCGTTGCGTCGGCACCCGCTACTGCTCGAACAACTGCCCCTACAAGGTTCGGCGCTTCAACTTCCTGCTTTACACGAATTACAGCGACCCGAGCCTCGCGCTGCAGCGCAACCCCGACGTCACGGTCCGCTCGCGCGGCGTGATGGAGAAGTGCACGTACTGCGTCCAGCGCATCAACTACGCGCGCATCCAGGCGAAGAAGGAAAACCGCAAGGTGCGTGACGGCGAGATCGTGACGGCGTGCCAGCAGGCGTGCCCGACCGATGCGCTGGTCTTCGGCGACGTCAACGACCCGAACAGCCGCGTCTCGAAGCTGAAGAAGGAAGGGCGCAACTACGCCGTGCTCGGCGACATCAACACCCGGCCGCGCACGACGTATCTCGCGGTGGTCCGCAACCCGAATCCCGAGCTCGCGGCGAAGCAGGAGACGGGCGCATGA
- a CDS encoding cytochrome c3 family protein encodes MQVFHRSTNVLARFTIFGGLFVVGALVYALALVNRSPYVTGQGIQVEQPIQFSHKHHVGELGIDCRYCHTTVEKLAYAGMPPTKTCMNCHSQIWANSEYLEPVRESWRTNESLRWIKVYDLPEYVYFDHSIHVNKGVGCASCHGRVDLMNAVSQYPTLQMEWCLDCHRAPERHLRPRQFIFSMDYQQPPDQLALGEQLKKEYEVATRVQCSACHR; translated from the coding sequence GTGCAGGTCTTTCACCGCAGTACCAACGTCCTGGCGAGGTTCACCATCTTCGGTGGACTGTTCGTGGTCGGAGCGCTGGTCTACGCGCTCGCGCTCGTGAACCGCTCGCCATACGTCACTGGGCAAGGGATCCAGGTCGAGCAGCCGATCCAGTTCAGCCACAAGCACCACGTGGGCGAGCTCGGGATCGACTGTCGCTACTGTCACACCACGGTCGAGAAGCTCGCCTACGCGGGCATGCCGCCGACCAAGACCTGCATGAACTGCCACTCGCAGATCTGGGCGAACAGCGAGTACCTCGAGCCGGTTCGCGAGAGCTGGCGCACCAACGAGTCCCTCCGCTGGATCAAGGTCTACGACCTGCCCGAGTACGTCTACTTCGATCACAGCATCCACGTGAACAAGGGCGTCGGCTGTGCGTCGTGCCACGGACGCGTCGACCTGATGAACGCCGTCTCGCAGTACCCGACGCTGCAGATGGAGTGGTGCCTCGACTGCCACCGGGCGCCCGAGCGCCATCTGCGCCCACGCCAGTTCATTTTCAGCATGGACTATCAGCAGCCGCCGGACCAGCTCGCCCTCGGCGAGCAGCTCAAGAAGGAGTACGAGGTCGCGACGCGCGTCCAGTGCTCCGCGTGCCACCGGTGA
- a CDS encoding Ku protein, translating to MAARPIASGTISFGLVAVPVKLYPATRPKSLSFNMLHKKDKARLRQQYVCSACGEIVDRDDTVRGYEYAKGEYAVLSDEELRALEIKSDQSIEIEQFVPIEKVDPVYFDKAYLLGPDKGGNKPYKLLTAAMRESGKCAVARFSTRGKQQLVLLRQTDRGLMLHTLFYADEVRSFDDVDLGEDVVTKPVEVDLAVKLIDQLATDAFQPELYEDEYRKAALEMIERKIEGKEVVTVPERQPRAQVIDLMEALKQSLAAPKTPKRAPARAASEEAEAPLAAAVAGGDDATPTRAGTRKPPVRAAKSRATSARAARSRRSG from the coding sequence ATGGCCGCAAGGCCCATCGCATCGGGCACCATCAGCTTCGGCCTCGTCGCCGTTCCGGTGAAGCTCTACCCCGCGACGCGTCCGAAGTCGCTGTCCTTCAACATGCTGCACAAGAAGGACAAGGCGCGCCTGCGCCAGCAGTACGTCTGCTCGGCGTGCGGCGAGATCGTCGATCGCGACGACACGGTGCGCGGCTACGAGTACGCGAAGGGCGAGTACGCGGTGCTCTCCGACGAGGAGCTGCGCGCGCTTGAGATCAAGAGCGACCAGTCGATCGAGATCGAGCAGTTCGTGCCGATCGAGAAGGTCGATCCAGTGTACTTCGACAAGGCGTACCTGCTCGGTCCCGACAAGGGCGGCAACAAGCCGTACAAGCTGCTCACCGCGGCGATGCGCGAAAGCGGCAAGTGCGCCGTGGCGCGTTTCTCGACGCGTGGCAAGCAGCAGCTCGTCCTGCTGCGCCAGACCGACCGCGGCCTCATGCTGCACACGCTCTTCTACGCCGACGAGGTGCGCAGCTTCGACGACGTCGACCTGGGCGAGGACGTCGTGACCAAGCCCGTCGAGGTCGACCTCGCCGTCAAGCTCATCGATCAGCTCGCGACCGACGCGTTCCAGCCCGAGCTGTACGAGGACGAGTACCGCAAGGCGGCGCTCGAGATGATCGAGCGCAAGATCGAGGGCAAGGAGGTCGTCACCGTGCCCGAGCGGCAGCCGCGCGCGCAGGTGATCGACCTGATGGAGGCGCTCAAGCAGAGCCTCGCCGCGCCGAAGACGCCGAAGCGCGCGCCCGCGCGCGCCGCCAGCGAGGAAGCCGAAGCGCCGCTCGCGGCGGCCGTGGCGGGCGGCGACGACGCGACGCCCACGCGCGCCGGCACGCGCAAGCCGCCGGTACGCGCAGCGAAGAGCCGCGCCACGTCGGCGCGCGCGGCGCGCTCGCGACGCTCGGGCTGA
- the ligD gene encoding non-homologous end-joining DNA ligase has product MLATLIDEPFHRPGWVYEEKYDGYRILAYKEGAKVTLLSRNGLDRTASFRAIADDVARLRPRTLLLDGEAVAFDENLVSRFQLLQQGEAPVVFAAFDCLYVDGHDLRDRPLSERREILERVIEGSERIFPARRLATNGLTAHRIAKEKGFEGLIAKEASSAYVSGRSRRWLKVKVKQEDEFVIGGYTEPSGARSRFGALLVGGWRDGKLWYVGKVGTGFSEARLESLWRAFRPLVVAKPAFADPPRGRGITWLRPELVAQVAYTEWTADRKLRQPVFLGLRDDKRASEVTLPPNAP; this is encoded by the coding sequence ATGCTCGCGACGCTGATCGACGAGCCCTTCCACCGGCCGGGCTGGGTCTACGAGGAGAAGTACGACGGCTACCGGATCCTCGCCTACAAGGAGGGCGCGAAGGTCACTCTGCTGTCGCGCAACGGGCTCGACCGCACCGCGTCGTTCCGTGCGATCGCCGACGACGTCGCGCGTCTCCGGCCGCGCACGCTTTTGCTTGACGGCGAAGCGGTCGCGTTCGACGAGAACCTCGTGTCACGCTTCCAGCTCCTGCAGCAGGGCGAGGCGCCGGTCGTCTTCGCGGCCTTCGATTGCCTCTACGTCGACGGGCACGACCTCCGCGATCGCCCGCTGTCCGAGCGCCGCGAGATCCTCGAGCGGGTGATCGAGGGCAGCGAGCGCATCTTTCCCGCGCGTCGTCTCGCGACCAACGGTCTCACCGCCCATCGCATCGCCAAGGAGAAGGGATTCGAAGGGCTGATCGCGAAGGAAGCGAGCTCGGCGTACGTCTCGGGACGCAGCCGGCGCTGGCTCAAGGTCAAGGTCAAGCAGGAGGACGAGTTCGTGATCGGCGGCTACACCGAGCCGTCGGGCGCGCGCTCGCGCTTCGGCGCCTTGCTCGTCGGCGGCTGGCGCGACGGCAAGCTATGGTACGTCGGCAAGGTCGGCACCGGCTTCTCGGAGGCGCGCCTCGAGAGCCTGTGGCGCGCCTTCCGGCCGCTCGTCGTCGCGAAGCCCGCATTCGCCGATCCGCCGCGCGGACGCGGCATCACCTGGCTGCGGCCGGAGCTGGTCGCGCAGGTCGCCTACACCGAGTGGACCGCGGACCGGAAGCTGCGTCAGCCGGTGTTCCTCGGGCTGCGCGACGACAAGCGCGCGAGCGAGGTCACGCTGCCGCCGAACGCGCCTTGA
- a CDS encoding VOC family protein — translation MKYLHTMVRVSDLEKSLDFYCNKLGLKELGRHENEAGRYTLVFLAAPGDESAQIELTYNWDPEKLTGGRNFGHIAYEVDDIYATCQRLMDAGVTINRPPRDGRMAFIRSPDEISIELLQKGEALPPREPWKSMPNTGVW, via the coding sequence ATGAAGTACCTGCACACGATGGTGCGAGTCTCGGACCTCGAGAAATCGCTCGACTTCTACTGCAACAAGCTCGGGCTCAAGGAGCTCGGACGCCACGAGAACGAGGCCGGGCGCTACACGCTGGTCTTCCTCGCGGCGCCCGGTGACGAGTCCGCGCAGATCGAGCTGACCTACAACTGGGATCCCGAGAAGCTCACCGGCGGGCGCAACTTCGGCCACATCGCGTACGAGGTCGACGACATCTACGCGACCTGTCAGCGGCTGATGGACGCGGGCGTGACGATCAACCGCCCGCCGCGCGACGGCCGCATGGCGTTCATCCGCTCGCCCGACGAGATCTCGATCGAGCTCCTGCAGAAGGGCGAGGCGCTGCCGCCGCGCGAGCCGTGGAAGTCGATGCCAAACACCGGCGTGTGGTGA
- the mtgA gene encoding monofunctional biosynthetic peptidoglycan transglycosylase → MLRWLGRLLFGALLASVAVVGLFRFVDPPLTPLMVIRAVQGALDGRWVGIQQRWVPLEEVSPALLRAVIAAEDARFFQHHGFDFEEIERARAYNERHGGRRVRGASTISMQTARNVFLWQDRTWVRKGLEAYFTLLIELLWSKRRILEVYVNVAEWGDGVYGVEAAAQNAFGKPAAKLGAREASLLAAVLPSPRRWSARTPSSYVQSRAARIAARAAQVDLRPLG, encoded by the coding sequence GTGCTGCGGTGGCTGGGGCGCCTCCTGTTCGGGGCCTTGCTCGCGTCGGTCGCCGTCGTCGGGCTGTTTCGCTTCGTCGATCCGCCGCTCACGCCGCTGATGGTGATCCGCGCGGTGCAGGGCGCGCTCGACGGACGCTGGGTCGGCATCCAGCAGCGCTGGGTACCGCTCGAGGAGGTGAGCCCCGCGCTGCTGCGCGCGGTGATCGCGGCGGAGGACGCGCGCTTCTTCCAGCACCACGGCTTCGACTTCGAGGAGATCGAGCGCGCGCGCGCCTACAACGAGCGCCACGGCGGACGCCGCGTGCGCGGCGCGAGCACGATCAGCATGCAGACCGCGCGCAACGTCTTCCTGTGGCAGGACCGGACATGGGTCCGGAAGGGGCTCGAGGCGTACTTCACGCTGCTGATCGAGCTCCTGTGGAGCAAGCGGCGGATCCTCGAGGTGTACGTCAACGTCGCCGAGTGGGGCGACGGCGTGTACGGCGTCGAGGCGGCGGCGCAGAACGCGTTCGGCAAGCCGGCGGCGAAGCTCGGCGCGCGCGAGGCGTCGCTGCTCGCGGCCGTGCTGCCGTCGCCGCGGCGCTGGAGCGCGCGTACGCCGTCGAGCTACGTGCAGTCGCGCGCGGCGCGCATCGCGGCGCGCGCCGCACAGGTCGACCTGCGTCCGCTCGGCTAG